The following are encoded in a window of Oncorhynchus masou masou isolate Uvic2021 chromosome 17, UVic_Omas_1.1, whole genome shotgun sequence genomic DNA:
- the LOC135558322 gene encoding zinc finger FYVE domain-containing protein 9-like translates to MENHFQTEAFNLDKVLDDFEQKQDETDSPSLSDKWIQILAPPAPLSPNCALALTPDLGPLPLKTPLPPDPSSSNPQGPNDKCHPTAEPPPWGELPDCHADMRSAPLPQPNIGKLVGVEVSSASSSPTPYHHDSSIRPSSPASPALNGLSEDPCKGNQTWVTPLDHHQPPTPSDPRTDAPVGERGDGSSHVSHTHLTIEERPGGVEAIAEKLNSKPETERPGAWSPVQDSGREEDRGSREEDRGSREEDRGSREEDRGSREEEEEDRGSREEGQSLSPPPSKEDSVTEEKEMEESNLENGGGGGDSSVPSILNTRLQLVSAPFGGARPKQPVKLQIPWPLSGQDQNQLSPTVNTTAVCKNKNLENRAGDITMETGTVVAGGDPGGCVDVNVELLNGSSSLGLVLESESSPDNDLQAGCHHQGALPRKQLSSLGDVAPVWVPDSKAPVCMKCEIRFTFTKRRHHCRACGKVFCAACCSLRSRLIYMDRKEARVCITCHSALLSGHSWGGMCGGSNQSPNNPAEYCRTIPPLQQIRSEGSTGFHPRERRRVWFADGILPNGEAAESPKLPALSPAPSQTLAVSQCSNKSFTSDLREALSPAPASTVGSPVGSSISLIPEDGLPPILISTGVKGGVRGHSTASPPSDYTVEERPSEMVLIQQLEEAGPDPLVFVLNANLLAMVKLVNYVNRKCWYVTTKGMHAVGQAEVVVLLQCLPDEKSIPKDLFSHFVQLYQEALTGNVLTHLGHSFCTQSFLGSREHGGFLYVSPSFQSLQDLMLPNPPYLFGVLLQKWETPWAKVFPIRLMLRLGAEYRFYPCPLFSVRFRKPLFGEAGHTIMTLLVDFCNYQYTLPMVKGLVVDMEVKKTCIKIPSNRYNELMKAMNKSNDHVLAMGACFNELADSHLVCIQNDDGNYQTQAISIHHQPRKVTGACFFVFSGSLKASSGYLAKTSIVEDGVMVQITAETMDALRQALRDMKDFSITCGWADQEYSQEHVHIQWIDDDHNFFNKGVTSPIDGKSMEFSTSMKIFHGSEFKANGKVIRWTEVFFLQSEDQPNGLSDPADHSRLTENVARAFCVALCPHLKLLKEEGMAKLGLRVTLESDQVGYRAGSNGQPLLSHYLRDLDSTLIPVIHRGACQLSEGPVVMELVFYILEILS, encoded by the exons ATGGAGAACCACTTCCAGACAGAGGCCTTCAACCTGGATAAAGTGTTGGATGACTTTGAACAGAAGCAAG atgAGACCGACAGTCCCAGTCTGTCTGATAAGTGGATTCAGATCCTGGCCCCTCCTGCCCCCCTATCTCCGAACTGTGCCCTGGCTTTGACCCCAGACCTCGGCCCCCTCCCCTTAAAGACCCCCCTGCCCCCTGACCCGTCATCCAGCAACCCCCAGGGGCCCAACGACAAATGCCACCCCACCGCCGAGCCCCCACCCTGGGGAGAACTACCAGACTGCCATGCAGATATGCGGAGCGCTCCGCTCCCCCAGCCCAACATCGGCAAGCTGGTTGGGGTTGAGGTCTCGTCGGCCTCCTCTAGCCCCACTCCTTACCACCACGACTCCTCTATCAGGCCCTCTAGTCCAGCCAGCCCTGCCCTCAACGGGCTCAGTGAAGATCCCTGCAAGGGGAACCAGACATGGGTGACCCCTTTAGACCACCACCAGCCCCCCACACCCTCAGACCCACGTACTGATGCCCCTGTGGGGGAGAGGGGTGACGGAAGCTCCCACGTTAGTCACACACACTTGACCATTGAGGAGAGGCCTGGAGGGGTTGAGGCGATAGCAGAGAAGTTGAACTCCAAGCCAGAGACCGAGAGACCTGGTGCTTGGTCACCTGTTCAGGACAGTGGTCGGGAGGAGGAccgagggagcagggaggaggaccgagggagcagggaggaggaccgagggagcagggaggaggaccgagggagcagggaggaggaagaggaggaccgagggagcagggaggagggccagtctctctcccctcctccctccaagGAGGACTCCGTgacagaggagaaggagatggaggagagcaaCCTAgagaacggaggaggaggaggagatagcaGTGTTCCCTCCATACTGAACACTCGTCTGCAGCTGGTAAGTGCTCCGTTCGGTGGAGCACGTCCCAAACAACCGGTCAAACTCCAGATCCCCTGGCCGCTATCCGGACAGGACCAGAACCAACTATCACCTACCGTTAACACCACCGCCGTCTGCAAGAACAAGAACCTTGAGAACCGTGCCGGTGACATAACCATGGAAACTGGAACCGTCGTTGCCGGGGGTGACCCTGGTGGTTGTGTCGATGTTAACGTGGAGTTGCTAAACGGGTCGTCATCGTTGGGCCTGGTGCTGGAGTCCGAGAGCAGCCCGGACAATGACCTCCAGGCTGGGTGTCACCACCAGGGTGCTCTGCCCAGGAAACAGCTCTCCTCCTTGGGGGATGTGGCCCCCGTGTGGGTCCCTGACTCCAAGgctccagtctgtatgaagtgtgaGATTCGCTTCACCTTCACCAAGAGGAGGCATCACTGCAGGGCCTGCGGAAAG gtgttCTGTGCTGCCTGCTGCAGCCTGAGGAGCAGACTGATTTACATGGACAGGAAGGAGGCCAGAGTCTGTATCACCTGTCACTCTGCCCTACTGAGTG GTCATTCGTGGGGGGGTATGTGTGGTGGGTCTAACCAGAGTCCTAACAACCCAGCAGAGTACTGCAGGACCATCCCACCTCTGCAGCAGATCCGCTCAGAGG GGTCCACAGGTTTCCACCCGCGGGAGCGGAGGAGGGTGTGGTTTGCAGATGGAATCCTGCCCAATGGGGAAGCAGCGGAATCCCCCAAGCTCCCTGCCCTCAGCCCCGCCCCCTCGCAAACATTGGCTGTCTCACAGTGTTCCAACAAATCCTTCACTTCTGATTTGCGAGAG gcGTTGTCCCCTGCCCCTGCGTCCACCGTGGGAAGCCCTGTAGGCAGCTCCATCAGTCTAATTCCGGAGGACGGACTTCCTCCCATCCTCATCTCAACCGGAGTTAAAGGAGGTGTGAGGGGACACAGCACAG CATCACCACCCTCAGACTATACGGTGGAGGAGCGTCCCTCTGAGATGGTTCTGATACAGCAGCTGGAGGAGGCAGGTCCTGACCCCCTGGTGTTTGTGCTCAACGCTAACCTGCTGGCCATGGTCAAACTGGTCAACT ACGTAAACAGGAAGTGTTGGTATGTGACCACTAAGGGGATGCATGCAGTGGGCCAGGCTGAGGTGGTAGTGCTGCTGCAGTGTCTACCTGACGAGAAGAGCATCCCCAAAGACCTCTTCAGCCACTTTGTACAGCTCTACCAGGAGGCCCTCACAG GTAACGTCCTGACCCACCTGGGCCATTCGTTCTGCACCCAGAGTTTCCTGGGCAGCAGGGAGCATGGAGGATTCCTCTACGTCTCCCCATCCTTCCAGTCCCTCCAGGACCTGATGCTCCCCAACCCCCCCTACCTGTTTGGAGTGTTGCTGCAGAAGTGGGAGACCCCCTGGGCCAAGGTGTTCCCCATCAGACTCATGCTGCGGCTGGGTGCAGAGTACAGAT TCTACCCCTGCCCTCTGTTCAGTGTGCGGTTCAGAAAACCCCTGTTTGGAGAGGCAGGGCACACCATCATGACCCTGCTGGTG GACTTCTGTAACTACCAGTACACGTTGCCCATGGTGAAGGGTCTGGTGGTGGACATGGAGGTGAAGAAGACCTGCATCAAGATCCCCAGCAACCGATACAACGAG CTGATGAAGGCGATGAACAAGTCCAATGATCACGTCCTGGCCATGGGAGCGTGTTTTAACGAGCTGGCCGACTCCCACCTAGTGTGTATTCAGAACGACGACGGAAACTACCAGACACAGGCCATCAGCATCCACCACCAACCAcgcaaag TGACTGGCGCCTGCTTCTTTGTGTTCAGTGGTTCTCTGAAGGCATCTTCTGGATACCTGGCCAAGACCAGCATTGTGGAGG ATGGTGTGATGGTGCAGATCACAGCAGAGACCATGGATGCTCTACGGCAAGCCCTCAGGGACATGAAGGACTTTAGTATCACCTGTGGCTGGGCAGACCAGGAGTACAGCCAGGAACACGTTCACATACAGTGGATAGATGACGATCACAACTTTTTCAATAAGGG TGTAACTAGTCCTATTGATGGGAAGTCTATGGAGTTCAGCACCAGCATGAAAATCTTCCACGGTTCAGAGTTCAAGGCCAATGGGAAGGTCATCCGCTGGACAGAG GTGTTCTTCCTACAGAGTGAGGACCAGCCCAACGGTCTGAGTGACCCTGCTGACCACAGTCGCCTGACGGAGAACGTGGCGAGGGCATTCTGCGTGGCGCTCTGCCCACACCTCAAACTGCTGAAGGAGGAAGGCATGGCTAAGCTGGGCCTACGGGTCACCCTCGAGTCTGACCAG GTGGGTTACCGAGCAGGAAGTAAcggccagcctctcctctcccattacCTGAGGGACCTGGACAGTACTCTGATCCCTGTCATCCATAGAGGGGCGTGTCAACTCAGCGAGGGACCTGTCGTCATGGAGCTGGTCTTCTACATCCTGGAAATCCTCTCCTAG